One window of the Montipora foliosa isolate CH-2021 chromosome 4, ASM3666993v2, whole genome shotgun sequence genome contains the following:
- the LOC138001389 gene encoding uncharacterized protein, with amino-acid sequence MGSPVSPVVANLCMEEIEESAISNSSLPPKIWKWYVDDSFCIIGKEGVSAFHDTLNSIDTDISFTIETECNRKISFLDTLVSRRNGVIVVDVYGKSTHTERYLDFNSHHNSQHKVSTASTLLDRALNLPNSFEGKKQELNYVYAALDSNGSPSKFMKNKLAKKTRSSTTNIPPEELVGMFFEMVEPTEPRKSFASLPYIKGVTEPLTRVLKKHDFMVVNKRFTTLQQQFPAPKSDLRWNRRPTSCIKFPVQIVRSVVLGKLAELLTPEKKTFEKHQNCGQRF; translated from the coding sequence ATGGGCAGTCCTGTCAGCCCGGTTGTGGCCAATCTTTGCATGGAGGAGATCGAAGAGTCCGCAATCAGTAATTCATCCCTTCCCCCCAAAATTTGGAAATGGTACGTTGACGATAGTTTTTGCATCATTGGAAAAGAGGGCGTCTCAGCCTTCCATGACACATTAAATTCAATTGACACAGACATCTCGTTTACCATCGAGACCGAATGCAACAGAAAGATCTCCTTTCTCGACACTCTGGTCTCCCGTAGAAATGGAGTCATCGTTGTTGATGTTTACGGGAAGTCCACCCATACAGAGAGATACTTAGATTTTAATTCCCATCACAACAGTCAACACAAGGTCAGCACAGCATCAACTCTCCTGGACAGAGCTCTAAATCTACCCAATTCCTTTGAAGGAAAAAAGCAGGAACTTAACTATGTTTATGCCGCTTTGGACTCCAACGGTTCTCCATCTAAGTTCATGAAAAACAAACTGGCTAAAAAAACTCGATCCTCGACAACAAATATACCCCCAGAGGAACTTGTTGGAATGTTTTTTGAGATGGTCGAACCAACCGAGCCACGCAAGTCTTTCGCTTCTCTTCCTTACATCAAAGGAGTAACTGAACCTTTGACACGTGTCCTCAAAAAACACGATTTCATGGTTGTAAACAAACGGTTTACCACTCTACAACAACAGTTCCCAGCTCCGAAATCCGACCTTCGATGGAATCGCAGACCAACGTCGTGTATAAAATTCCCTGTACAAATTGTTCGTAGTGTTGTATTGGGGAAACTGGCAGAGCTTTTAACacccgaaaaaaaaacatttgagaaACACCAAAACTGCGGCCAAAGGTTCTAG